From one Lotus japonicus ecotype B-129 chromosome 3, LjGifu_v1.2 genomic stretch:
- the LOC130747140 gene encoding uncharacterized protein LOC130747140 isoform X1 — MILHSSSSLTMADFTSTASDQIRFLLNSLNEVNSDSVFHQLSQFTEFGTVGCILLLRTCLDHFNYVRRDMNDMQNEPILGAVIKHLLDKPNFSTVLSESVKNVEINESFLQSFCNGLQLSLLEKIAISLALSDSENPDARLCGKNFCMAQIEELGASPGSFSCHEQIHNIIMFLKQSEGLSKHADSFMQILSLVQFKDTPPYVLTPVLPDEMHEADFLRNMELFHESGENDFDAILADIQKEMNMGDIVKELGYGCTVDVLQCKEILSLFLPITDKTLSKLLGAIVRTHAGLEDNQSTFLTFGTALGYNNLAELPPLSSWNIDVLIDTVKLLAPQTNWVRVIENLDHEGFFLPSEEAFSFLMAVYKHAYKEPFPLHAICGFVWKNTEGQLSFLKYAASAPPELFTFAHSARQLAYVDAINGHKLQSGHANHAWLCLDLLDVLCQLAEKGHASIVRSILDYPLKHCPDVLLLGMAHINTTYNLFQREVSLAVFPMIVNSAVGSGMILHLWHVNPNLVLRGLMDSQNSDVDSITKIVDICQELKILSSVLEIIPSYYSIRLAAVASRKEFLDLGKWLSSILTTYKDVFFEECLKFLKEVHFSGSQNLSGNSFHQPGAVLNLYTETAATLLKVLKSHTDLVTSGLLKEELESLHISIIDSNPRLQNGGTTDSSASDGYAEDIEAEANSYFHQMFSEQLHINAMVQMLARFKESSVKREKSIFECMIQNLFEEYRFFPKYPERQLKIAAVLFGSVIKHQLVTHLSLGIALRYVLDALRKPADSKMFLFGSLALEQFVGRLVEWPQYCNHILQISHLRSTHSEIVALIEQALARISSGHIDGDGASHASIIGNHNSAQATFGHVELTGSSVIQPGQPHLSMQLQQRHENSFDDRHKASIGSSSDVKPLLSTLGQSSVVTPADASSTNKLHSIVSTSSMLSSSPGFVRPSRGATSAKFGSVLNIETLVAAAEKRETPIEGPGSEVQDKISFIINNISSTNVEAKAKEFDEILKEQYYPWFAQYMVMKRVSIEPNFHDVYLKFLDKVNSKALNKEIVQATYENCKVLLGSELIKSSSEERSLLKNLGSWLGKLTIGRNQVLRAREIDPKSLIIEAYEKGLMIAVIPFTSKILEPCQSSLAYQPPNPWTMGILGLLVEIYSMPNLKMNLKFDIEVLFKTLAVEMKDVTPTSLLKDRKREIEGNPDFSNKDVGVSQAQLVSDIKPGLVPPVNQVELPPLEVTNPSNPHMLSPYAGPLHITTGPLIDDEKVTPLGLSDQLPTAQGLLQATTNPSPFSQLSTQIPNIGTHVIINPKLSGFGLQMHFQRAVPISMDRAIKEIVTGIVQRSVSIATQTTKELVLKDYAMESDETRILNAAHLMVASLSGSLAHVTCKEPLRTSISNQLRTALQNINIASEILEQAVQLVTNDNLDLGCAVIEQAATDKAISTIDTEIGQQLSVRRKHREGMGSTFFDANMYQQGSMGGVPEPLRPKPGQLSLSQQRVYEDFVRLPWQNQSTQNSHSISGGVSIQSGGTGLTGTSGTVSGQMSPGYSVNTGYEGVPRPIDDISESNLAPHFSASSVHIRAADSVSQHSLEKDSVASFPSTASTPELHTVDSSDAVKDSGASSQPPVSSGAMERLGSSFLEPTLTTRDALDKYQLVAQKLEAVVNNDSREADIQGIISEVPEIILRCVSRDEAALAVAQKVFKGLYDNATNNIHVFAHLAILTAIRDVCKLAVKELTSWVIYSEEERKYNKDITVGLIRSELLNLTEYNVHMAKLIDGGRNKAATEFSISLLQILVIEEPKVISELQSLVDALAKLATKPGFPESLQQLIEMIKNPAANTSALSASNAGKDDKARQSRDNKGPGPLAANREDMNNVDSIEPDPAGFRDQVSMLFQDWYRICELPGANDTASTHFILQLHQNGLLKGDDITDRFFRVLLELAVAHCLSTEVNNSGALQSPQQLPAMSFLAIDIYAKLVFYILKVFNCALIPIILSLFFWVALPSYRFCSLLEQGSNKLFLLPKILAVTVRCILKDAEEKKASFNPRPFFRLFINWLLDLGSLEPVTDGANLQILIAFANAFHALQPLKVPAFSFAWLELISHRSFMPKMVTGNGQKGWPHIQRLLVDLFQFMEPFLRHAELGDPVRFLYKGTLRVLLVLLHDFPEFLCDYHFTFCDVIPPSCIQMRNIILSAFPRSMRLPDPSTPNLKIDLLQEITQSPRILSEVDAALKAKQMKTDVDEYLKTRQQNSPFLSELKEKLLLSPNEAASAGTRYNVPLINSLVLYVGMQGIQGRTPHAQSAGMLAVFSVGAALDIFQTLIVDLDTEGRYLFLNAIANQLRYPNTHTHYFSFILLHLFAESNQEIIQEQITRVVLERLIVNRPHPWGLLVTFIELVKNRMYSFWNRSFIRCAPEIEKLFESLFESVSRSCGGPKPVDESGWV; from the exons ATGATTCTGCACTCCTCGTCGTCGCTCACCATGGCCGATTTCACCTCCACTGCTTCCGACCAGATTCGGTTCCTGCTCAACTCCTTGAACGAAGTCAACTCTGACTCCGTTTTCCATCAACTCTCTCAG TTCACTGAGTTTGGAACTGTTGGATGCATTTTGCTGCTTCGGACTTGCTTGGATCACTTTAATTATGTCAGAAGAGATATGAATGACATGCAAAATGAGCCAATTCTGGGGGCAGTCATTAAGCACCTCTTGGACAAACCAAACTTCAGCACAGTGTTGTCTGAGTCAGTGAAGAATGTAGAAATTAATGAAAGCTTTCTCCAAAGTTTTTGTAACGGATTGCAGTTGTCCTTATTGGAAAAAATTGCCATCAGCCTCGCTTTGTCGGATTCCGAAAATCCCGATGCCAGGTTATGTG GAAAGAATTTTTGCATGGCTCAGATTGAGGAATTGGGTGCCAGCCCTGGTTCTTTTAGTTGCCATGAACAAATTCACAATATTATCATGTTCCTCAAGCAGTCTGAGGGTCTTTCCAAGCATGCGGACTCCTTCATGCAGATATTGTCACTGGTGCAGTTCAAGGACACACCACCTTATGTTTTGACTCCAGTGCTACCAGATGAGATGCATGAGGCTGATTTTTTAAG GAATATGGAGTTGTTCCATGAGTCTGGAGAAAATGATTTCGATGCTATTTTGGCTGACATACAGAAGGAAATGAACATGGGAGATATTGTGAAGGAACTAGGCTATGGCTGCACGGTTGATGTCTTACAATGTAAGGAGATATTGTCGCTCTTCTTACCTATAACTGATAAAACGCTCTCGAAATTACTTGGTGCTATTGTTCGTACCCATGCTGGGCTGGAGGACAACCAGAGCACATTCTTAACTTTTGGCACGGCCCTTGGATACAACAACTTGGCTGAGTTGCCGCCACTGAGCTCTTGGAATATTGATGTCTTGATAGATACAGTCAAACTCCTT GCACCTCAGACAAATTGGGTACGGGTCATTGAAAATCTAGATCATGAAGGATTTTTCCTTCCTAGCGAAGAagctttttcttttctcatgGCTGTATATAAACATGCCTATAAG GAGCCATTTCCTCTCCATGCAATCTGTGGGTTTGTCTGGAAGAATACAGAGGGTCAGCTGTCTTTCCTCAAATATGCCGCATCAGCACCGCCAGAATTGTTTACCTTTGCACACTCTGCAAGACAGCTG GCATATGTTGATGCGATTAATGGACACAAGCTTCAAAGTGGACATGCAAATCATGCCTGGCTGTGTCTTGACCTTTTGGATGTTCTCTGCCAGCTAGCTGAGAAGGGTCATGCCAGCATTGTTCGATCTATCCTTGATTATCCCCTTAAACACTGTCCAGACGTCTTGCTTCTTGGGATGGCACACATTAAT ACTACTTACAATCTCTTCCAGCGTGAAGTATCTCTGGCTGTTTTTCCCATGATAGTAAATAGTGCTGTAGGCAGTGGAATGATTCTACACCTTTGGCATGTTAATCCCAATCTGGTCTTGCGAGGGCTTATGGATTCTCAAAACAGTGATGTAGACAGCATTACTAAAATTGTGGACATTTGCCAAGAGCTAAAG ATTCTATCGTCAGTGCTGGAAATTATTCCCTCTTATTATAGTATAAGATTAGCAGCTGTAGCTTCAAGAAAAGAATTTCTTGATCTTGGGAAGTGGTTGAGTAGCATCTTGACTACGTACAAGGATGTCTTCTTTGAG GAGTGCCTCAAGTTCTTAAAGGAAGTCCATTTTTCAGGATCACAGAACCTCTCTGGCAATTCTTTTCATCAGCCTGGTGCTGTTCTGAATCTCTATACTGAGACAGCTGCTACCCTCTTGAAG GTTCTTAAATCTCATACTGACTTGGTTACATCTGGACTACTTAAAGAGGAGCTTGAGAGTTTGCACATATCTATTATAGATTCAAATCCAAGGCTCCAAAATGGTGGGACTACTGATTCCTCTGCTTCTGATGGATACGCGGAGGACATTGAAGCAGAAGCAAACTCCTACTTCCATCAAATGTTTTCTGAACAGTTACACATTAATGCAATGGTGCAAATGCTTGCCCGATTCAAGGAATCTTCTGTGAAGAG GGAAAAATCAATATTTGAGTGCATGATTCAAAACTTGTTCGAGGAGTATCGGTTTTTCCCCAAGTATCCTGAAAGGCAACTCAAAATTGCTGCAGTCCTATTTG GTTCTGTGATCAAGCATCAGCTTGTAACTCATCTCTCTCTGGGGATTGCGCTTCGTTATGTTCTTGATGCATTGCGCAAGCCTGCAGATTCAAAA ATGTTCTTGTTTGGAAGTCTGGCACTGGAGCAGTTTGTGGGTCGTCTTGTTGAGTGGCCTCAGTATTGCAATCACATTCTGCAAATTTCCCATTTGCGCAGTACGCATTCGGAAATAGTTGCTTTAATTGAACAGGCTCTTGCCAGGATTTCCTCTGGCCATATAGATGGAGATGGGGCGAGCCATGCTTCCATAATTGGTAACCATAATTCTGCACAGGCTACATTTGGTCATGTGGAG CTCACTGGCTCTAGCGTGATACAACCTGGACAGCCACATTTGTCTATGCAACTTCAACAGAGACATGAAAATTCCTTTGATGATCGTCACAAAGCCTCCATTGGTTCATCTTCTGATGTAAAACCACTCTTATCTACTCTAGGTCAATCTTCAGTAGTTACACCCGCTGATGCTTCTAGTACTAATAAG TTACATAGCATAGTCAGCACCTCGTCAATGCTATCTTCTTCTCCTGGATTTGTTCGTCCTTCCCGGGGAGCTACTTCTGCCA AGTTTGGATCTGTCTTGAACATTGAAACTTTGGTCGCCGCTGCTGAGAAAAGAGAAACTCCTATTGAG GGTCCAGGATCGGAAGTTCAGGACAAGATAtcatttataattaataatatatcatCTACCAATGTTGAAGCTAAAGCCAAAGAGTTCGATGAAATTTTGAAAGAGCAGTACTATCCATGGTTTGCACAGTATATGGTTATGAAAAG AGTGAGCATTGAGCCAAATTTTCATGATGTGTACCTGAAATTCCTTGATAAAGTTAATTCAAAGGCTTTGAACAAAGAGATTGTGCAGGCAACTTATGAAAATTGCAAG GTTCTTTTAGGATCAGAACTCATAAAGTCAAGTTCAGAAGAGCGCTCTCTGCTGAAAAATCTGGGGAGCTGGCTTGGAAAGTTGACAATTGGTCGAAATCAGGTTTTGAGGGCTCGTGAAATTGACCCAAAATCTTTGATTATAGAG GCATATGAGAAGGGGCTGATGATTGCTGTTATTCCATTTACTTCAAAG ATCCTCGAACCATGCCAGAGCAGTCTTGCATATCAGCCCCCTAATCCTTGGACCATGGGCATTTTGGGATTGCTTGTTGAGATTTATTCAATGCCAAACCTAAAAATGAACCTCAAGTTTGACATAGAG GTATTGTTCAAAACTCTTGCCGTAGAGATGAAGGATGTCACACCAACTTCTCTCCTGAAGGATCGCAAAAGAGAAATTGAAGGGAATCCTGATTTTTCTAATAAAGATGTTGGGGTGTCTCAAGCACAACTGGTTTCTGATATAAAACCTGGCCTTGTACCGCCTGTAAATCAAGTGGAGTTACCACCGCTTGAAGTCACAAATCCATCCAATCCACATATGTTGTCTCCG TATGCTGGTCCTCTACATATAACCACGGGACCATTGATTGATGATGAGAAAGTAACACCTCTGGGCCTCTCTGATCAACTTCCAACCGCTCAAGGACTGTTACAAGCCACTACTAACCCATCACCTTTTAGCCAG CTCTCAACACAGATCCCTAACATAGGGACTCATGTTATTATCAATCCAAAGCTCAGTGGTTTTGGATTGCAAATGCATTTTCAGAG AGCGGTACCTATTTCAATGGATAGAGCTATCAAAGAGATAGTCACTGGTATTGTGCAGCGCAGTGTTTCCATAGCAACACAAACAACTAAGGAGCTTGTTTTGAAG GATTATGCTATGGAATCAGATGAAACACGTATATTAAATGCTGCACATTTGATGGTTGCTAGTCTGTCCGGAAGTTTGGCTCATGTCACATGCAAA GAACCTTTACGAACATCAATATCAAACCAACTGAGGACGGCACTTCAGAATATAAATATTGCAAGTGAAATCTTGGAACAAGCTGTCCAACTTGTCACCAATGATAATCTTGATCTTGGTTGTGCTGTCATTGAACAGGCTGCTACCGATAAG GCAATAAGCACCATAGATACAGAGATTGGTCAACAACTTTCTGTGAGAAGGAAGCATCGAGAAGGTATGGGCTCTACATTTTTTGACGCGAACATGTATCAACAAGGTTCAATGGGTGGTGTTCCAGAGCCCCTTCGACCCAAACCTGGTCAGCTGTCCCTCTCACAACAGCGCGTTTATGAG GACTTTGTTCGGCTTCCGTGGCAAAACCAGTCTACCCAGAACTCACATTCTATATCTGGTGGTGTTTCTATTCAATCTGGAGGTACTGGTCTCACTGGTACCAGTGGTACTGTATCCGGACAAATGAGCCCTGGCTACTCTGTGAACACAGGATATGAAGGGGTCCCTCGACCAATAGATGATATTTCAGAATCTAATTTGGCTCCGCATTTTAG TGCTTCCTCTGTTCACATCAGAGCCGCTGACAGTGTTTCCCAGCATAGTCTGGAGAAAGACTCTGTTGCCTCATTTCCTTCAACTGCTTCCACCCCTGAATTACATACAGTGGATTCTTCTGATGCTGTTAAA GATTCTGGAGCTTCTTCACAGCCACCGGTTTCATCAGGTGCCATGGAGCGCCTCGGAAGTAGCTTCTTGGAGCCTACTCTCACTACACGCGATGCTTTGGATAAGTACCAACTTGTAGCACAAAAG TTGGAAGCTGTCGTCAACAATGATTCCCGGGAAGCAGATATACAG GGCATCATTTCTGAGGTTCCTGAGATCATACTCAGATGTGTTAGTCGAGATGAGGCTGCTTTAGCTGTTGCTCAAAAG GTTTTCAAGGGTTTATATGACAATGCAACTAACAACATTCATGTCTTTGCTCATCTTGCTATCCTAACTGCCATTCGTGATGTTTGCAAGCTTGCTGTCAAGGAACTTACTAGTTGG GTAAtttattcagaagaagaaaggaaataTAACAAAGATATTACTGTTGGCCTCATCCGCAGTGAATTGCTAAATCTGACTGAGTACAATGTTCATATGGCAAAACTTATTGATGGGGGAAGGAACA AGGCTGCTACTGAgttttctatctctcttctgcAAATCCTGGTTATTGAGGAACCTAAAGTTATTTCAGAACTTCAGAGTCTCGTTGATGCTTTGGCAAAG cTTGCCACCAAGCCTGGATTCCCTGAATCATTACAACAGCTTATTGAGATGATAAAGAACCCTGCGGCTAATACTTCTGCTCTATCTGCTAGTAATGCTGGAAAAGATGATAAGGCAAGGCAATCAAGAGACAATAAG GGTCCTGGTCCACTTGCTGCAAACCGGGAAGACATGAACAATGTAGATTCTATTGAACCGGATCCTGCTGGATTCCGTGACCAG GTTTCCATGTTGTTCCAAGATTGGTATAGGATATGTGAACTTCCAGGTGCCAATGATACAGCTTCTACCCATTTCATCTTACAGTTGCATCAGAATGGGTTGCTTAAGGGAGACGACATAACAGATCGCTTTTTCCGAGTGTTGCTG GAACTTGCTGTTGCACATTGCCTATCCACTGAGGTGAATAATTCTGGGGCATTGCAGTCTCCTCAGCAGCTGCCAGCAATGTCATTTCTCGCAATTGATATTTATGCAAAGCTTGTCTTCTATATCTTGAAGGTTTTCAACTGTGCTCTTATTCCTATAATcctatctcttttcttttgggtaGCTTTACCTTCTTACCGATTTTGTTCTTTGTTGGAACAGGGATCAAACAAACTATTCCTTCTTCCTAAG ATTCTGGCAGTTACTGTTAGATGCATTCTAAAAGATGCGGAGGAAAAGAAGGCCTCTTTCAATCCAAGACCATTTTTCAGATTGTTCATCAACTGGCTTCTGGATCTTGGATCACTTGAACCTGTTACTGATGGTGCAAATCTTCAG ATTTTGATTGCTTTTGCCAATGCATTTCATGCTTTGCAGCCCCTCAAAGTTCCTGCATTCAG TTTTGCCTGGCTTGAGTTGATTAGTCATAGGAGCTTCATGCCAAAAATGGTGACGGGTAATGGTCAAAAAGGTTGGCCTCATATCCAAAGGTTGCTTGTGGATTTGTTCCAATTCATGGAGCCTTTTCTGAGGCATGCTGAACTTGGAGACCCG GTTCGTTTTCTCTATAAAGGCACTCTTAGGGTGCTCTTGGTGCTACTTCATGACTTCCCAGAGTTCCTATGTGACTATCACTTTACCTTTTGTGATGTTATCCCTCCAAGTTGCATTCAGATGCGAAATATCATTCTTAGCGCATTTCCACGTAGTATGAGGCTACCAGATCCTTCCACTCCCAATTTGAAG ATTGATTTGCTTCAAGAAATAACTCAATCGCCTCGCATACTATCAGAGGTTGATGCAGCACTTAAAGCAAAGCAGATGAAAACTGATGTAGATGAATACCTTAAG ACAAGGCAACAGAATTCTCCATTTTTGTCTGAACTGAAGGAGAAGCTGCTCCTCTCACCCAATGAAGCTGCCTCAGCTGGGACCCGTTACAATGTGCCACTAATTAACTCCCTTGTGTTGTATGTAGGAATGCAG GGTATTCAGGGACGAACTCCGCATGCACAGTCAGCCGGAATGTTGGCTGTATTTTCTGTTGGTGCTGCATTGGATATTTTTCAGACACTAATTGTGGACTTGGACACGGAAGGGCGTTACCTTTTCCTAAATGCTATTGCTAACCAACTGCGTTATCCCAATACTCACACACACTACTTTTCCTTCATCCTGCTCCATTTGTTTGCAGAGTCTAACCAg GAAATTATCCAAGAACAAATTACAAGAGTCGTGTTAGAACGCTTAATTGTTAATCGACCTCATCCTTGGGGTCTCCTGGTTACTTTTATTGAGCTGGTCAAG AATCGCATGTATAGCTTCTGGAACAGATCTTTCATAAGATGCGCGCCAGAGATCGAAAAACTATTTGAATCACTATTTGAATCAGTCTCAAGATCTTGTGGAGGTCCAAAACCAGTGGATGAGTCTGGATGGGTCTGA